The following are encoded in a window of Platichthys flesus chromosome 11, fPlaFle2.1, whole genome shotgun sequence genomic DNA:
- the LOC133965170 gene encoding rap guanine nucleotide exchange factor 5-like isoform X2 encodes MSWDCGLRYMFSVSPPLQPGSMCIMPDKEDLSRLEMVHRLAKDGCRFLQNHSKGPERTCEPQSDEAVRVCLRERGHDVLILQRVSSERPALPASARGGGREEARNRRFMVVSGTPEKILEHLLNDRTLDDDQGTTQVKESDALLDDFLLTYPVFMSTTDLCQALLGHYCTKRCRGKEDRKEALERKQKVLHLASQWVSLCKDFLREDEHVKVFMKTLYRYVLDDLYEHPALETDVRELQKLYQLHRRHTVDESSPQRKGKALFHQLSLKENGLQSRSTQRETKDVLCRVYITLESYLSTKAHADVVAQELLQAVAERMDVPHGELVLVAVTYTGGRLLLQPQDRVFSDSLRPVGRLHICRKDLGEVLYPFTDNSELQQRTRMFTLNTWDVAVALTNFDWSIFDSIHEQELVYFTFSRHASSHHTVALELLLQRCNEVQLWVVTEVLLCPTLCKRVQLIKKFIKIAAHCKAQRNLNCFFAIIMGLNAAAVGRLSQTWEKIPGKFKKLFSELEAVTDPSLNHKAYRDSFRKMKAPKIPFLPLLLKAHDRRRSAAHSTVSERSHGKWHHPEEQP; translated from the exons ATGTCGTGGGACTGTGGCCTCAGGTACATGTTCTCTGTGTCCCCCCCGCTGCAGCCAGGGAGTATGTGCATCATGCCTGACAAGGAGGACCTGTCCAGACTGGAGATGGTCCACCGACTGGCCAAGGATGGCTGCCGCTTCCTGCAGAACCACAGCAAGGGCCCGGAGAGGACATGCGAG ccccAGAGTGACGAGGCAGTCCGCGTGTGTCTGCGGGAGAGGGGCCACGATGTGCTCATCCTCCAGAGAGTGTCGTCAGAGCGGCCAGCCCTCCCCGCATCGGCGaggggaggaggcagggaggaggcGAGGAACAGGAG GTTCATGGTGGTATCAGGGACCCCGGAGAAGATCCTGGAGCACTTGCTGAATGATCGGACACTGGACGATGACCAGGGGACAACACAGGTCAAAGAGTCAG atgCACTTCTGGATGACTTTCTGCTGACCTACCCAGTGTTCATGTCAACCACTGATTTATGTCAAGCTCTGCTGGGACA CTATTGCACCAAGCGATGCAGAGGGAAAGAGGACAGGAAGGAGGCgctggagaggaaacagaaagtccTGCACCTGGCGTCGCAGTGGGTGTCTCTCTGCAAAGACTTCCTGAGAGAGGATGAGCACGTCAAAGTCTTCATGAAG ACTCTGTACCGCTACGTGTTGGACGACCTCTATGAGCACCCCGCCCTGGAGACAGATGTGAGGGAGCTGCAGAAACTCTACCAGCTGCATCGCAGACA CACTGTGGATGAATCTTCACCGCAGAGAAAG GGCAAAGCACTTTTCCACCAATTGAGCCTGAAAGAGAACGGGCTCCAGTCCAGAAGCACGCAGAGGGAGACCAAGGATG TGCTGTGTCGTGTGTATATCACTTTGGAATCGTACCTGAGCACCAAGGCCCACGCAGACGTAGTGgcccaggagctgctgcaggcggTGGCAGAGAGGATGGATGTCCCCCATGGTGAACTAGTCCTCGTAGCTGTTACTTATACTGGAG gtcgactcctcctgcagcctcaggaCAGAGTTTTCTCTGATTCTCTCCGGCCGGTGGGGAGGTTGCACATATGCAGGAAGGACCTGGGAGAAGTCCTG TACCCGTTCACAGACAActccgagctgcagcagaggactCGCATGTTCACGTTAAACACGTGGGACGTGGCCGTTGCTCTAACAAACTTTGACTGGTCCATCTTTGACTCGATACATGAG CAAGAACTGGTCTACTTCACCTTCAGCCGGCATGCCAGCAGTCACCACACTGTGGCGttagagctgctgctgcagcgctgCAATGAGGTGCAGCTGTGGGTGGTCACTGAGGTGCTGCTGTGCCCGACGCTCTGCAAGAGGGTCCAACTCATCAAGAAGTTCATCAAGATCGCCGCCCA CTGTAAAGCACAGAGGAACCTCAACTGTTTCTTCGCCATTATAATGGGCCTGAACGCTGCAGCGGTCGGCCGCCTCAGTCAGACATGGGAG aaaaTTCCTGGGAAATTCAAAAAGCTTTTCTCAGAGCTGGAGGCAGTTACA GATCCCTCTCTGAACCACAAGGCCTACAGGGACTCCTTCAGGAAGATGAAGGCGCCAAAGATCCCCTTTCTTCCACTGCTGCTGAAAG CACATGATCGCAGACGCAGTGCGGCTCATTCGACAGTGTCAGAGAGATCACATGG gaAATGGCATCACCCAGAAGAGCAGCCCTGA
- the LOC133965170 gene encoding rap guanine nucleotide exchange factor 5-like isoform X1 — MSWDCGLRYMFSVSPPLQPGSMCIMPDKEDLSRLEMVHRLAKDGCRFLQNHSKGPERTCEPQSDEAVRVCLRERGHDVLILQRVSSERPALPASARGGGREEARNRRFMVVSGTPEKILEHLLNDRTLDDDQGTTQVKESDALLDDFLLTYPVFMSTTDLCQALLGHYCTKRCRGKEDRKEALERKQKVLHLASQWVSLCKDFLREDEHVKVFMKTLYRYVLDDLYEHPALETDVRELQKLYQLHRRHTVDESSPQRKGKALFHQLSLKENGLQSRSTQRETKDVLCRVYITLESYLSTKAHADVVAQELLQAVAERMDVPHGELVLVAVTYTGGRLLLQPQDRVFSDSLRPVGRLHICRKDLGEVLYPFTDNSELQQRTRMFTLNTWDVAVALTNFDWSIFDSIHEQELVYFTFSRHASSHHTVALELLLQRCNEVQLWVVTEVLLCPTLCKRVQLIKKFIKIAAHCKAQRNLNCFFAIIMGLNAAAVGRLSQTWEKIPGKFKKLFSELEAVTDPSLNHKAYRDSFRKMKAPKIPFLPLLLKDITFIHEGNKTFHDNLVNFEKLHMIADAVRLIRQCQRDHMGNGITQKSSPEVRAYIDFLHIIDNQQTQFELSHRLEPRA, encoded by the exons ATGTCGTGGGACTGTGGCCTCAGGTACATGTTCTCTGTGTCCCCCCCGCTGCAGCCAGGGAGTATGTGCATCATGCCTGACAAGGAGGACCTGTCCAGACTGGAGATGGTCCACCGACTGGCCAAGGATGGCTGCCGCTTCCTGCAGAACCACAGCAAGGGCCCGGAGAGGACATGCGAG ccccAGAGTGACGAGGCAGTCCGCGTGTGTCTGCGGGAGAGGGGCCACGATGTGCTCATCCTCCAGAGAGTGTCGTCAGAGCGGCCAGCCCTCCCCGCATCGGCGaggggaggaggcagggaggaggcGAGGAACAGGAG GTTCATGGTGGTATCAGGGACCCCGGAGAAGATCCTGGAGCACTTGCTGAATGATCGGACACTGGACGATGACCAGGGGACAACACAGGTCAAAGAGTCAG atgCACTTCTGGATGACTTTCTGCTGACCTACCCAGTGTTCATGTCAACCACTGATTTATGTCAAGCTCTGCTGGGACA CTATTGCACCAAGCGATGCAGAGGGAAAGAGGACAGGAAGGAGGCgctggagaggaaacagaaagtccTGCACCTGGCGTCGCAGTGGGTGTCTCTCTGCAAAGACTTCCTGAGAGAGGATGAGCACGTCAAAGTCTTCATGAAG ACTCTGTACCGCTACGTGTTGGACGACCTCTATGAGCACCCCGCCCTGGAGACAGATGTGAGGGAGCTGCAGAAACTCTACCAGCTGCATCGCAGACA CACTGTGGATGAATCTTCACCGCAGAGAAAG GGCAAAGCACTTTTCCACCAATTGAGCCTGAAAGAGAACGGGCTCCAGTCCAGAAGCACGCAGAGGGAGACCAAGGATG TGCTGTGTCGTGTGTATATCACTTTGGAATCGTACCTGAGCACCAAGGCCCACGCAGACGTAGTGgcccaggagctgctgcaggcggTGGCAGAGAGGATGGATGTCCCCCATGGTGAACTAGTCCTCGTAGCTGTTACTTATACTGGAG gtcgactcctcctgcagcctcaggaCAGAGTTTTCTCTGATTCTCTCCGGCCGGTGGGGAGGTTGCACATATGCAGGAAGGACCTGGGAGAAGTCCTG TACCCGTTCACAGACAActccgagctgcagcagaggactCGCATGTTCACGTTAAACACGTGGGACGTGGCCGTTGCTCTAACAAACTTTGACTGGTCCATCTTTGACTCGATACATGAG CAAGAACTGGTCTACTTCACCTTCAGCCGGCATGCCAGCAGTCACCACACTGTGGCGttagagctgctgctgcagcgctgCAATGAGGTGCAGCTGTGGGTGGTCACTGAGGTGCTGCTGTGCCCGACGCTCTGCAAGAGGGTCCAACTCATCAAGAAGTTCATCAAGATCGCCGCCCA CTGTAAAGCACAGAGGAACCTCAACTGTTTCTTCGCCATTATAATGGGCCTGAACGCTGCAGCGGTCGGCCGCCTCAGTCAGACATGGGAG aaaaTTCCTGGGAAATTCAAAAAGCTTTTCTCAGAGCTGGAGGCAGTTACA GATCCCTCTCTGAACCACAAGGCCTACAGGGACTCCTTCAGGAAGATGAAGGCGCCAAAGATCCCCTTTCTTCCACTGCTGCTGAAAG ACATCACATTCATCCACGAGGGCAACAAGACGTTCCACGATAACCTGGTCAATTTTGAAAAGCTG CACATGATCGCAGACGCAGTGCGGCTCATTCGACAGTGTCAGAGAGATCACATGG gaAATGGCATCACCCAGAAGAGCAGCCCTGAGGTGCGCGCCTACATCGATTTTCTTCATATCATCGACAATCAACAGACTCAGTTTGAACTGTCACACAGGCTGGAGCCACGTGCTTAG